The stretch of DNA TCACGCAGCTGAGCAGTCCGACCGTAACGAGCGTCGATAAGGCTCAGTGTGGCGAGGAAGTGACCCCTGTTGCGGTGACCCAGCTGGCCGCGGATCCTAACTTGCGTGAGGCTTACGAGGGCATGCTGGTGCAGCCTACGGGCGCGCACACTGTCACCAACAACTATGCGCTCAACACCTACGGCTCGGTAGACCTCGCCTTGGGCGACAAGCCTTACTACCAGGGCACGGACGTCTTCCCTCCATCAACTGATCCGAACTCCGACGTGCAAAAGTTGATGGCGCAGCAGGCAGCGGAAGTCATCACGCTTGACGACGGCCGCTCGGCCGACTACTTCAAGACGGATAAGAACACCCCACTGCCTTACCTCGCCCAGGACGGCGGAAAGACGATCAAGTCGCTGCGCACCGGCGACGGCGTGCGCTTCCAGCACCCAGTGATCCTAGACCAGCGATTCAACACCTGGAATTTCCAGCCCACCCAGCCGATCACCGGCAACACCGCGGGCACTGATCTCCCGATCACCTGGGAAGACTCTCGTGTAAAGGTCGCCAATGTTCCGGACACGGTCGCTGGCAACTACTCCCTCGCGAGCTTCAACGTCCTCAACTACTTCACCACGCTGGGCCAAAACAAGCCTGGCTGCAAGGCATACAACGACAAGGACGGCCATCCGGTCGCAGCGAACGGCTGCACGGTGCGTGGAGCATACTCTGAGAAAGCGTTCCAGGACCAGCAAGCCAAGATCGTCGCCGCGATCAACAAATTGAATGTCTCCGTGCTGGGCTTGGAAGAGATTGAAAACACCGCCACCGTTACTGACTCCCAAAAGGACCGCGACACGGCCCTGGCTTACCTGGTTTCCCAGCTCAACGCTGCTGGCGGCAACTGGGACTATGTCCGCAGCCCTGCCAAGGTTCCAAGCAGCGAAGACTACATCCGCGTCGCCTTCATTTACCAGAAGGACAAGGTTGCACCGAAGGGTGAATCCATCATCTTCGATGCCCCAGAATTCACCGGAACTGCCCGCCAGCCACTGGCCCAGGAATTCTCCTCAGTTGCGAACCCAGAGGCAACTTTCGTAACGATCGTCAACCACTTCAAATCGAAGGGCTCTGTCGCTAAGGGCGACGGAGACACCGGCGACGGCCAAGGCAACAACGCAAACCTGCGCGTCCAACAGGCCAAGGCGCTGCTTCGCGAGCTCAGCAACCAAAAGCAGTGGCAAAACACCCCAACCTTCATCGTCGGTGACCTCAACTCCTACTCCAAGGAAACCCCGGTAACCACGCTTATCGACGGCGGGTTCGCCAACCTCGGTGAGGGACGAGCAGACGCCTCTCCGAGCTACCAATTCGGCGGACGCCTCGGCTCCCTCGACCACGCTCTTGCCAACGAAGCTGCAGCCAAGCTCGTGCAGGATGCCAAGGTATGGGACATCAACTCCGACGAGTCCGTCGCCTTTGAGTACTCCCGACGCAACTACAACGCGGTCGACTTCTACCAACCAGACTTCTTCCGCTCCTCAGACCACGACCCGATCAAGGTCGGCTTCAACCTTCCTGAGACGACCACTTCGGCACCGACCACCCCCGAGACCACGACGCCAGAAGTGACCTCCCCAGCCACCAGCACCGAGCCAACTTCGGAACCAGTGCCGACGGTAACCACCGCCGTCACCACCACGCTGGAACCAACCACGGTCACCGAAACACTGGCTCCAGAAACCATAACTACTACCGCTGAGCCGGTCACGACCACCGCGGTCTCTACTCAGGTCACTACCCAGGTTTCCACCGTCACCGCCGATCCAGTAACCGTCACCGCCGATCCAGTAACCGTCACCGCTGATCCAGTGACCGTTACTGCCGCACCAGTGACGACCACCGTCAACGGCACCCCGGTCACCGTTACCGCAGACCCAGTCACCACCACTGTGACGGCAGCACCAGTCACGGTCACCCCGGCACCAGTGACGACCACCGTCAACGGCACCCCAATCACCGTCACCGCTGCACCGGTTACCACCACCGCCGCACCAGTTACGGTTACGGAAACTGCAACCGTTACCCCGGCTCCAGTGACCACCACCGTGACCACCACCGGTACGGCGACGGTCACTGTCACCCCTACCAATCCGGAAACTCCAAAGCCAGGCAAGAAGCCAGTATCCAACGGATCTTCCGCCGGCTCATTCCTTGGTGTGCTGTTCGGCATCGGCACGATCTTTGGCTTGGGAAACTTCCTGCTGCAACGCTTTGCACCACAGCTGTTTGCACAAGCTCAGGCACAGTTCATGGCCTTCTTTGCGCGCTTCATGCGCTTCTAACAAAGCGACGAGTCTAGCCAAGACTTAAGCCGGGGTTAGGACGCAATAAAGCGTGCTAACCCCGGCTTTTGCAATTCGCG from Corynebacterium epidermidicanis encodes:
- a CDS encoding ExeM/NucH family extracellular endonuclease, giving the protein MKISPRMLAMLVATATVAALPVPAALASPDGSDLVINEVFGGGGNSGAPYTNDFVELYNPTDQAISLAGYEVAYYSAKGGPGGKTQLTGNVAPRSHFLISMSGGTNGVALPTPDFTGTLALGGTGGTVKLLKAGADLDVVGWGAATIFESQAAAGTANTTSVQRTSAGVDTDNNAADFTAGSPTPQNSGTTPGETTTPGTTSPTTSAPTTTAQPSVEPGAVIPIADIQGTGSASPMVGKSVTTRGWVTSSYPEGGFNGFHLQTGGTGKTEKQAGQASDGIFIYAGKGTSLPSIGDCVTVSGTVSEYGKAGTSITQLSSPTVTSVDKAQCGEEVTPVAVTQLAADPNLREAYEGMLVQPTGAHTVTNNYALNTYGSVDLALGDKPYYQGTDVFPPSTDPNSDVQKLMAQQAAEVITLDDGRSADYFKTDKNTPLPYLAQDGGKTIKSLRTGDGVRFQHPVILDQRFNTWNFQPTQPITGNTAGTDLPITWEDSRVKVANVPDTVAGNYSLASFNVLNYFTTLGQNKPGCKAYNDKDGHPVAANGCTVRGAYSEKAFQDQQAKIVAAINKLNVSVLGLEEIENTATVTDSQKDRDTALAYLVSQLNAAGGNWDYVRSPAKVPSSEDYIRVAFIYQKDKVAPKGESIIFDAPEFTGTARQPLAQEFSSVANPEATFVTIVNHFKSKGSVAKGDGDTGDGQGNNANLRVQQAKALLRELSNQKQWQNTPTFIVGDLNSYSKETPVTTLIDGGFANLGEGRADASPSYQFGGRLGSLDHALANEAAAKLVQDAKVWDINSDESVAFEYSRRNYNAVDFYQPDFFRSSDHDPIKVGFNLPETTTSAPTTPETTTPEVTSPATSTEPTSEPVPTVTTAVTTTLEPTTVTETLAPETITTTAEPVTTTAVSTQVTTQVSTVTADPVTVTADPVTVTADPVTVTAAPVTTTVNGTPVTVTADPVTTTVTAAPVTVTPAPVTTTVNGTPITVTAAPVTTTAAPVTVTETATVTPAPVTTTVTTTGTATVTVTPTNPETPKPGKKPVSNGSSAGSFLGVLFGIGTIFGLGNFLLQRFAPQLFAQAQAQFMAFFARFMRF